The following are encoded together in the Nocardioides sp. Arc9.136 genome:
- a CDS encoding ABC transporter ATP-binding protein, translating to MSDAAPAVAVDGLVMRYGDKVAVDELSLTVERGSITAVLGPNGAGKTTTLETCEGYRRPQQGTVRVLGLDPVRQRAELLPRIGVMLQGSGAWSGVRAMEMLRHVSRLHAHPMDVDLLAERLGLGDCGRTPYRRLSGGQQQRLGLAMALVGRPELVFVDEPTAGMDPQSRRTTWELLTELRAAGVTVVLTTHYMDEAEKLADRIHIIDHGRLIASGSPVQLTRGGTAATIRLVVSRPFPPGAPDSLRVALGDQIEVTLLDEVSLLVTGPADASTLARVSGWCEQQGVLPESLTLGQRTLEDVFLELTGRELQP from the coding sequence GTGTCCGACGCCGCTCCAGCAGTCGCCGTCGACGGCCTGGTGATGCGGTACGGCGACAAGGTCGCCGTGGACGAGCTCTCCCTGACCGTCGAACGCGGCTCCATCACCGCGGTCCTCGGCCCCAACGGGGCCGGCAAGACCACCACCCTCGAGACCTGCGAGGGCTACCGGCGGCCCCAGCAGGGCACGGTGCGGGTGCTGGGGCTCGACCCGGTCCGCCAGCGCGCCGAGCTGCTCCCCCGCATCGGCGTGATGCTGCAGGGCAGCGGCGCGTGGAGCGGCGTGCGCGCGATGGAGATGCTGCGCCACGTCTCCCGGCTGCACGCGCACCCGATGGACGTCGACCTGCTGGCCGAGCGGCTGGGGCTCGGGGACTGCGGGCGCACGCCGTACCGCCGGCTCTCCGGGGGCCAGCAGCAGCGCCTCGGGCTGGCGATGGCGCTCGTCGGGCGTCCCGAGCTCGTCTTCGTCGACGAGCCGACGGCCGGCATGGACCCGCAGTCGCGCCGCACCACCTGGGAGCTGCTCACCGAGCTGCGCGCCGCCGGGGTGACCGTCGTGCTGACCACGCACTACATGGACGAGGCCGAGAAGCTCGCCGACCGGATCCACATCATCGACCACGGCCGGCTGATCGCCTCGGGCTCGCCGGTGCAGCTGACCCGGGGCGGCACCGCGGCGACGATCCGGCTCGTGGTGAGCCGGCCGTTCCCGCCGGGTGCCCCCGACTCGCTGCGCGTCGCCCTCGGGGACCAGATCGAGGTGACGCTGCTCGACGAGGTCAGCCTCCTGGTCACCGGCCCCGCCGACGCCAGCACCCTGGCCAGGGTGTCGGGCTGGTGCGAGCAGCAGGGCGTGCTCCCGGAGTCGCTGACGCTGGGCCAGCGCACCCTCGAGGACGTCTTCCTCGAGCTGACCGGACGGGAGCTCCAGCCGTGA
- a CDS encoding metalloregulator ArsR/SmtB family transcription factor, which yields MEFEEARPGSDQPTRQRVARSILVDGPSTAAALAERLALTPAAVRRHLDQLVEEGAVEAREPRTLATRGRGRPAKVFALTEVGRDSFDQQYDDLAVQALRFLRETGGEQAVREFASRRVAFIQERFGEVVEQHPELSPAEAVARVLTDEGYAAGVRDVPVGEQLCQQHCPVSHVAHEFPQLCEAETEAIAAVLGSHVQRLATIAHGDGVCTTCIPSTTASSTSTTPSMSIKEKEQVTP from the coding sequence GTGGAATTCGAGGAAGCCCGTCCGGGCAGTGACCAGCCGACGCGCCAGCGCGTCGCGCGGTCGATCCTCGTCGACGGTCCCTCGACCGCCGCCGCGCTCGCCGAGCGCCTCGCGCTGACGCCCGCCGCGGTCCGCCGCCACCTCGACCAGCTGGTCGAGGAGGGTGCGGTCGAGGCCCGTGAGCCACGCACCCTCGCCACCCGCGGGCGGGGTCGCCCGGCGAAGGTGTTCGCGCTGACCGAGGTCGGCCGCGACAGCTTCGACCAGCAGTACGACGACCTGGCCGTCCAGGCCCTGCGCTTCCTGCGGGAGACCGGCGGCGAGCAGGCCGTCCGGGAATTCGCGAGCCGGCGCGTGGCGTTCATCCAGGAGCGGTTCGGCGAGGTCGTCGAGCAGCACCCCGAGCTCAGCCCGGCGGAGGCCGTCGCCCGAGTCCTCACCGACGAGGGTTACGCCGCCGGCGTGCGCGACGTACCGGTGGGGGAGCAGCTGTGCCAGCAGCACTGCCCCGTCAGCCACGTGGCCCACGAGTTCCCGCAGCTGTGCGAGGCCGAGACCGAGGCGATCGCCGCGGTGCTCGGCAGCCACGTGCAGCGGCTGGCCACCATCGCCCACGGCGACGGGGTGTGCACGACCTGCATCCCGAGCACCACCGCAAGCAGCACCAGCACCACCCCGAGCATGTCCATCAAGGAGAAGGAGCAGGTCACCCCATGA
- the sufB gene encoding Fe-S cluster assembly protein SufB, which yields MTSIEELNPELKGIGRYEFGWADPDTAGATAKRGLNEDVVRDISAKKSEPQWMLDLRLKGLKLFDRKPMPTWGSDLGAIDFDNIKYFVRSSEKQAATWDDLPEDIKNTYDKLGIPEAEKQRLVSGVAAQYESEVVYHSIREDLEAQGVLFLDTDTALKEQPELFKEYFGTVIPVGDNKFSALNTAVWSGGSFIYVPKGVHVDIPLQAYFRINTENMGQFERTLIIADEDSYVHYVEGCTAPIYSSDSLHSAVVEIVVKKGARVRYTTIQNWSNNVYNLVTKRATCEAGATMEWVDGNIGSKVTMKYPAVYLMGEHAKGDTLSIAFAGEGQHQDAGAKMVHAAPNTSSSILSKSVARGGGRTSYRGLIQVNEGAHGSKSNVLCDALLVDQISRSDTYPYVDIREDDVSMGHEASVSKVSDDQLFYLMSRGMEEDEAMAMIVRGFVEPIAKELPMEYALELNRLIELQMEGAVG from the coding sequence ATGACCTCCATCGAGGAGCTGAACCCCGAGCTCAAGGGCATCGGCCGCTACGAGTTCGGCTGGGCCGACCCGGACACCGCCGGTGCGACCGCCAAGCGCGGTCTCAACGAGGACGTCGTCCGCGACATCTCCGCGAAGAAGAGCGAGCCGCAGTGGATGCTCGACCTGCGCCTGAAGGGCCTGAAGCTCTTCGACCGCAAGCCGATGCCGACCTGGGGCTCCGACCTCGGCGCGATCGACTTCGACAACATCAAGTACTTCGTCCGGTCCAGCGAGAAGCAGGCCGCGACCTGGGACGACCTCCCTGAGGACATCAAGAACACCTACGACAAGCTCGGCATCCCCGAGGCGGAGAAGCAGCGCCTGGTCTCCGGTGTCGCCGCGCAGTACGAGTCCGAGGTCGTCTACCACTCGATCCGCGAGGACCTCGAGGCGCAGGGCGTGCTCTTCCTCGACACCGACACCGCGCTCAAGGAGCAGCCCGAGCTGTTCAAGGAGTACTTCGGCACCGTCATCCCCGTCGGTGACAACAAGTTCTCCGCGCTGAACACCGCGGTGTGGTCCGGCGGCTCGTTCATCTACGTGCCCAAGGGCGTCCACGTCGACATCCCGCTGCAGGCCTACTTCCGGATCAACACCGAGAACATGGGCCAGTTCGAGCGGACGCTGATCATCGCCGACGAGGACTCCTACGTGCACTACGTCGAGGGCTGCACGGCGCCGATCTACAGCTCGGACTCGCTGCACTCCGCGGTCGTCGAGATCGTCGTGAAGAAGGGCGCCCGCGTCCGCTACACGACCATCCAGAACTGGTCGAACAACGTCTACAACCTCGTCACCAAGCGCGCGACCTGCGAGGCCGGCGCGACCATGGAGTGGGTCGACGGCAACATCGGCTCCAAGGTGACGATGAAGTACCCGGCCGTCTACCTCATGGGCGAGCACGCCAAGGGCGATACCCTGTCGATCGCGTTCGCCGGCGAGGGCCAGCACCAGGACGCCGGCGCCAAGATGGTCCACGCCGCGCCGAACACCTCCAGCTCGATCCTCTCCAAGTCGGTCGCGCGTGGCGGCGGCCGCACGTCGTACCGCGGCCTGATCCAGGTCAACGAGGGCGCGCACGGCTCGAAGTCCAACGTCCTGTGCGACGCGCTGCTGGTCGACCAGATCAGCCGCTCGGACACCTACCCCTACGTCGACATCCGCGAGGACGACGTGTCCATGGGCCACGAGGCGAGCGTCTCGAAGGTCTCCGACGACCAGCTCTTCTACCTCATGTCGCGAGGCATGGAGGAGGACGAGGCGATGGCGATGATCGTCCGCGGCTTCGTGGAGCCGATCGCCAAGGAGCTGCCGATGGAGTACGCCCTCGAGCTCAACCGCCTGATCGAGCTCCAGATGGAGGGCGCGGTCGGCTGA
- the sufD gene encoding Fe-S cluster assembly protein SufD: MTVTDTARDSVASALEQDRVESHLNPPPSYDLADHPVPTGREEVWRFTPLKRLRGILDGEASDARLRREVSLPEGVTLTEITAEQARELGELAPNDRPSALAVANAGGALLLDVPAELEATEPVVVTLTGEGAEDLVWGHVVVRLGRFSKATIVLRHTGSARYAATTTVVVGDGAELNMVSLQDWDDDAVHLGRDAIRVGRDASVKHTSVSFGGDVVRMHANVEYDGPGGEAELLGLYFADAGQHLEHRLFADHNQPRTKSNVVYKGALQGQGARTVWIGNVLIRKVAEGIETYEENRNLVLTDGCQADSVPNLEIETGEIEGAGHASATARFDDEQLFYLRSRGVSDAEARRLVLHGFFNDLIRKVGIPSLEEQLAATVEAELAKNVLDGLPPVGAS; encoded by the coding sequence GTGACCGTGACTGACACCGCCCGCGACAGCGTCGCGAGCGCCCTGGAGCAGGACCGGGTGGAGTCCCACCTGAACCCGCCGCCGTCGTACGACCTCGCCGACCACCCGGTCCCGACCGGGCGCGAGGAGGTCTGGCGGTTCACCCCGCTCAAGCGGCTGCGGGGGATCCTCGACGGCGAGGCGTCCGACGCGCGCCTGCGCCGCGAGGTCTCCCTGCCCGAGGGCGTGACCCTCACCGAGATCACCGCCGAGCAGGCGCGTGAGCTCGGTGAGCTCGCGCCCAACGACCGGCCCTCCGCACTGGCCGTCGCCAACGCGGGCGGTGCGCTGCTGCTCGACGTGCCGGCCGAGCTGGAGGCGACCGAGCCGGTCGTCGTCACGCTGACCGGCGAGGGCGCCGAGGACCTCGTGTGGGGCCACGTCGTGGTCCGCCTGGGCCGGTTCTCCAAGGCGACGATCGTCCTGCGGCACACCGGCTCGGCCCGGTACGCCGCGACCACGACCGTCGTCGTCGGCGACGGCGCCGAGCTCAACATGGTCTCGCTGCAGGACTGGGACGACGACGCGGTCCACCTCGGCCGCGACGCCATCCGGGTCGGCCGCGACGCCAGCGTCAAGCACACCTCGGTGAGCTTCGGCGGCGACGTCGTCCGGATGCACGCCAACGTCGAGTACGACGGTCCGGGCGGCGAGGCCGAGCTGCTCGGCCTGTACTTCGCCGACGCCGGGCAGCACCTCGAGCACCGGCTCTTCGCCGACCACAACCAGCCGCGGACCAAGTCCAACGTCGTCTACAAGGGCGCGCTGCAGGGCCAGGGCGCGCGCACGGTCTGGATCGGCAACGTGCTGATCCGCAAGGTCGCCGAGGGGATCGAGACCTACGAGGAGAACCGCAACCTCGTGCTCACCGACGGCTGCCAGGCCGACTCGGTGCCGAACCTCGAGATCGAGACCGGCGAGATCGAGGGCGCGGGCCACGCGTCGGCGACCGCCCGGTTCGACGACGAGCAGCTGTTCTACCTGCGCTCGCGCGGCGTCTCGGACGCCGAGGCGCGCCGCCTGGTGCTGCACGGCTTCTTCAACGACCTGATCCGCAAGGTCGGCATCCCCTCGCTCGAGGAGCAGCTGGCCGCCACGGTCGAGGCCGAGCTGGCCAAGAACGTCCTCGACGGCCTGCCGCCGGTGGGGGCCTCGTGA
- a CDS encoding non-heme iron oxygenase ferredoxin subunit produces the protein MTFERACALSDVPTDDALAVTVGAHDVAVARDGDEVYALQDLCSHASVSLSEGEVADCTVECWLHGSRFDLRTGKPTGLPATEPVATFPVEVRGGDVYVDTTTTLNGVTPS, from the coding sequence GTGACCTTCGAGCGGGCCTGCGCGCTGAGCGACGTACCCACCGACGACGCGCTCGCCGTCACCGTCGGCGCCCACGACGTGGCCGTCGCCCGCGACGGCGACGAGGTCTACGCGCTGCAGGACCTCTGCTCGCACGCCTCGGTCTCGCTCAGCGAGGGCGAGGTCGCGGACTGCACCGTCGAGTGCTGGCTGCACGGCTCCCGCTTCGACCTGCGGACCGGCAAGCCCACCGGCCTCCCGGCCACCGAACCCGTCGCGACCTTCCCCGTGGAGGTCCGCGGGGGAGACGTCTACGTCGACACCACCACCACCCTGAACGGAGTCACCCCCTCATGA
- the sufC gene encoding Fe-S cluster assembly ATPase SufC: protein MSELVIKDLQVSVDTEDGPKEILKGVTLTIASGETHAIMGPNGSGKSTLAYSIAGHPKYTITGGTVTLDGEDVLAMSVDERARAGLFLAMQYPVEVPGVSVSNFLRTAKTAIDGEAPKLRTWVKDVNGALERLNLDPTFGTRSVNEGFSGGEKKRHEIAQLELLDPKVAILDETDSGLDIDALKVVSAGVNRFREQEGKGVLLITHYTRILRYIKPDFVHVFVAGKVAASGGSELADELEAEGYDKYLKAAAV from the coding sequence ATGAGCGAGCTCGTCATCAAGGACCTGCAGGTGTCCGTGGACACCGAGGACGGTCCCAAGGAGATCCTCAAGGGCGTCACGCTGACCATCGCGTCGGGCGAGACCCACGCGATCATGGGCCCCAACGGGTCGGGCAAGTCGACCCTGGCCTACTCGATCGCCGGCCACCCGAAGTACACGATCACCGGCGGCACCGTCACCCTCGACGGCGAGGACGTGCTGGCCATGTCGGTCGACGAGCGCGCCCGCGCCGGCCTCTTCCTGGCCATGCAGTACCCCGTCGAGGTCCCCGGCGTGTCGGTCTCGAACTTCCTGCGCACCGCGAAGACCGCGATCGACGGCGAGGCCCCGAAGCTGCGCACCTGGGTCAAGGACGTCAACGGCGCCCTCGAGCGCCTCAACCTCGACCCGACCTTCGGCACCCGCTCGGTCAACGAGGGCTTCTCCGGCGGCGAGAAGAAGCGCCACGAGATCGCCCAGCTCGAGCTGCTCGACCCGAAGGTCGCGATCCTCGACGAGACCGACTCCGGCCTCGACATCGACGCACTGAAGGTCGTCTCCGCGGGCGTCAACCGCTTCCGCGAGCAGGAGGGCAAGGGCGTCTTGCTGATCACGCACTACACGCGCATCCTGCGCTACATCAAGCCCGACTTCGTCCACGTCTTCGTCGCCGGCAAGGTCGCCGCCTCGGGCGGCTCCGAGCTCGCCGACGAGCTCGAGGCCGAGGGCTACGACAAGTACCTCAAGGCTGCGGCGGTCTGA
- a CDS encoding cysteine desulfurase, whose amino-acid sequence MIVLPGLLPELEVIRKDFPILERTLAGGMPLVYLDSANTSQKPQCVIDAMVDHLERHNANVARAMHQLGAESSEAFENARDVVARFIGAPSRDEVIFTKNASEALNLVANTLAWATGDLAVGAGDEVVITEMEHHSNIVPWQLLTERKGATLRWFGLTESGELDLSDIDSLITERTKVVSLTWVSNMLGTINPVAEIARRAHKVGAIVVVDASQAAPQLPVDVTAVDADVLVFTGHKVVGPTGIGVLWGKRSLLEQLPPFLGGGEMIETVRMERSTYAGIPHKFEAGTPPIVEAVGLGAALEYLSAVGLENIHRHEQAITAYALDGLATIPGLRVLGPTDATRRGGAVAFEMDGVHPHDIAQVLDSRGVAVRAGHHCAKPAHARFGVQSSTRMSSYLYTTPAEIDALVEGLEHTRAYFKVG is encoded by the coding sequence CTGATCGTGCTGCCTGGACTCCTCCCCGAGCTGGAGGTCATCCGCAAGGACTTCCCGATCCTCGAGCGCACGCTCGCGGGCGGGATGCCGCTGGTGTACCTCGACAGCGCGAACACCTCGCAGAAGCCGCAGTGCGTGATCGACGCGATGGTCGACCACCTCGAGCGGCACAACGCGAACGTCGCCCGCGCCATGCACCAGCTCGGGGCGGAGTCCTCCGAGGCGTTCGAGAACGCGCGCGACGTCGTCGCGCGCTTCATCGGCGCCCCGAGCCGCGACGAGGTGATCTTCACCAAGAACGCCTCCGAGGCGCTCAACCTGGTCGCGAACACGCTGGCCTGGGCGACCGGCGACCTGGCGGTCGGTGCGGGCGACGAGGTCGTCATCACCGAGATGGAGCACCACTCCAACATCGTCCCCTGGCAGCTGCTCACCGAGCGCAAGGGCGCCACGCTGCGCTGGTTCGGCCTGACCGAGTCCGGCGAGCTGGACCTCTCCGACATCGACTCCCTGATCACCGAGCGGACCAAGGTCGTCTCGCTGACCTGGGTCTCGAACATGCTCGGCACGATCAACCCGGTGGCCGAGATCGCGCGTCGCGCCCACAAGGTCGGCGCGATCGTCGTGGTCGACGCCTCGCAGGCCGCGCCGCAGCTGCCCGTCGACGTGACGGCGGTCGACGCCGACGTCCTGGTCTTCACCGGCCACAAGGTCGTCGGACCGACCGGCATCGGCGTGCTGTGGGGCAAGCGGTCACTGCTCGAGCAGCTCCCGCCGTTCCTCGGTGGCGGCGAGATGATCGAGACGGTCCGCATGGAGCGGTCGACGTACGCCGGCATCCCGCACAAGTTCGAGGCCGGGACCCCGCCGATCGTCGAGGCCGTCGGCCTCGGCGCCGCGCTGGAGTACCTCTCGGCGGTCGGCCTGGAGAACATCCACCGCCACGAGCAGGCGATCACCGCCTACGCGCTCGACGGCCTGGCGACCATCCCCGGCCTGCGGGTGCTCGGTCCCACCGACGCCACCCGGCGCGGCGGAGCGGTCGCCTTCGAGATGGACGGCGTGCACCCCCACGACATCGCCCAGGTGCTCGACTCGCGCGGCGTCGCCGTCCGGGCCGGCCACCACTGCGCGAAGCCGGCGCACGCGCGGTTCGGGGTGCAGAGCTCGACCCGCATGTCGTCGTACCTCTACACGACCCCCGCGGAGATCGACGCCCTCGTCGAGGGCCTCGAGCACACCCGCGCGTACTTCAAGGTGGGCTGA
- the sufU gene encoding Fe-S cluster assembly sulfur transfer protein SufU, whose amino-acid sequence MNAELDSLYQEIILDHYKNPHHAGLRDPYEAEVHHVNPTCGDEVTLRVHLAEGKVADVSYDAVGCSISQASASVLTDLVIGKPVEEAMSVHEEFLTLMQGKGTVEPDEDVLEDGIAFAGVAKFPARVKCALLSWMAWKDATARSLEETR is encoded by the coding sequence GTGAACGCCGAGCTCGACTCGCTCTACCAGGAGATCATCCTGGACCACTACAAGAACCCGCACCACGCGGGCCTGCGCGACCCCTACGAGGCCGAGGTCCACCACGTGAACCCGACCTGCGGCGACGAGGTGACCCTGCGCGTCCACCTCGCGGAGGGCAAGGTCGCCGACGTGTCGTACGACGCCGTCGGCTGCTCGATCTCCCAGGCGTCCGCGTCGGTGCTGACCGACCTCGTCATCGGCAAGCCGGTGGAGGAGGCCATGTCGGTCCACGAGGAGTTCCTGACCCTGATGCAGGGCAAGGGCACCGTGGAGCCCGACGAGGACGTGCTGGAGGACGGCATCGCCTTCGCCGGTGTCGCGAAGTTCCCCGCGCGCGTCAAGTGCGCACTGCTGTCGTGGATGGCCTGGAAGGACGCCACGGCCCGTTCCCTGGAGGAGACCCGATGA
- a CDS encoding metal-sulfur cluster assembly factor — MTELDHSDLPEVPEATGAAPTGSASSTVSVDDVTEAMKDVVDPELGINVVDLGLVYDVHVDEGSNVVLDMTLTSAACPLTDVIQDQTNAALEGLVNDVAINWVWMPPWGPDKITEDGREQLRALGFNV, encoded by the coding sequence ATGACCGAGCTCGACCACTCCGACCTGCCGGAGGTCCCCGAGGCCACCGGTGCCGCCCCCACCGGGTCGGCGTCGTCCACGGTCTCCGTGGACGACGTGACCGAGGCGATGAAGGACGTCGTCGACCCCGAGCTGGGGATCAACGTCGTCGACCTCGGCCTGGTCTACGACGTCCACGTCGACGAGGGCTCCAACGTCGTCCTCGACATGACGCTGACCTCGGCGGCCTGCCCGCTGACCGACGTCATCCAGGACCAGACCAACGCCGCGCTCGAGGGCCTGGTCAACGACGTCGCGATCAACTGGGTCTGGATGCCGCCGTGGGGTCCCGACAAGATCACCGAGGACGGCCGCGAGCAGCTGCGTGCCCTCGGGTTCAACGTCTGA